A region of the Phoenix dactylifera cultivar Barhee BC4 chromosome 10, palm_55x_up_171113_PBpolish2nd_filt_p, whole genome shotgun sequence genome:
ctcctttttttttaaaagaaaagagagaaaagaatgcaatcaaaaaaaagaaagaaagaatctaTTTTTGATGCAGAAAGAACTATTTATAGCTTCAAACTTAGGTGGTAAAAGAGTTACTTATGCAGAAAAAATTACAAGGTAAAATAAGTTACAACAGTGACAACTTACTTAGCTGTCGATATTCTCAAGAGTACAAACTACAACGTGAACACTGACTCAACAACACTACTAAATTTTACGATCTGTCGGTCTAGTATTTTGTTACAAACAATCAACTCTTTGAAATTAACCAACAGAGGACCACTCATTGTAGGACTCAACATTCCCACTGACATAGGttcaaacaaaaacaaaattcaTGACCACTATCttttgtaaattatttttattactcctttattttttttttcttgtaaaacTTTTATAAATAATTTCTGTAAAAAAATAATCCTAGCTTCTGCTTTGTGTTTTTCTAGTAAAACTTTTATAATTTTACTCCTTAATTTGTAGCTTTGCCTCCAtcttcatcaaaaaataaaaaaaaaaatttactttcTGCTTTGCCTTCACATGGCTGCGACCGCTTCAAACCTTGGCTCCTTGGGCTGAAACTTCTGCTTGACATACACATCCATGTAGTCCCCGAAGACAAACTTGGGGTACAAAGGTTGAGCCTCTTCTCCGGGGGTCGCTGGAGCTATCGTGGCCTTGGGGGAGGGGTTGTAGAAGGACGCAATGGAGCGGCGGTTGCCATTGCTGGTGGCGAGCACACGGTGCCACACGCTTTTGTATCGCCCATTGCTGAGCACCTCTATCTGATCTCCGGTGTTGATCACGATGGCATTGGCTACAGGCTGGACGTCGATCCACCGGCCATCTTTAAGCATCTGGAGTCCACCTACATGATCGTCTTGGAAGAGCAGGATGACGCCGCCGGCGTCGGTGTGGGCACGAAGGCCTTGAACGAGGTCTAGGCGAGGGCATGGCGGGTAGTGGCTCACCTTGGTCCCGAAGAAGGGCTCGTGTTCGCCATTGCCGGAGAAAGCATTCTTTATGCAGCCCTTCTGTAAACCCAAGTTTTCATCCATTatctccattagtttctccGCCAGCTTCTTGAGCTCTCTCCTGTATTCCTTCATGGTTTCCCTGCAAGTTAAGGAAGAGAAGGGTTTTAATGAAGCAACCGTATATGTCTTCGGTTGACCTGGCCGGGAAGTGTAGGATCTTACTTGAACTCTGGGGGGTTGGATGGCCATTCATTGTCGTCTTGGAGAACAAACACATCCTCCCAATCCACGTCGTCCAACCGCTGAACGTTACTGTTCTCGCCTTCTTTATCCTCCAATTTGTTCAACAACTGGACAGGGTTGGATTTCTTGAAGGCTTCAGCTCTCAGTTTGTAGCATTCAGAGCTGACCTTCTTCACGCGCTCCAGAAGCTCCACCGGAATCCCATGGTTCACCAGCTGACAACAGCAACAACAAGATCGTTGAGAATAAATGACAACATTTAATATGTTCATGGCCTAAATGGGTTGCGGCAGTGTTACTGACTGACCTGAAAGAATCCCCACTCTTCGCATCCATTGGCGATCTTAGCCAAAGTTTCAGCCCTTTCCTTGCCATCCAACTTCGAGAAGTCGATGACCGGAATTGCCATGTCTAATAGCAAAGGTAGTTCTAGAGAGGGAAGATGAGAACTCAGAAGCTTTATGGCAAGTTTCGGAAGTCTCTCTTCTGCTGTGAGTGGA
Encoded here:
- the LOC120112130 gene encoding 1-aminocyclopropane-1-carboxylate oxidase-like, whose product is MAIPVIDFSKLDGKERAETLAKIANGCEEWGFFQLVNHGIPVELLERVKKVSSECYKLRAEAFKKSNPVQLLNKLEDKEGENSNVQRLDDVDWEDVFVLQDDNEWPSNPPEFKETMKEYRRELKKLAEKLMEIMDENLGLQKGCIKNAFSGNGEHEPFFGTKVSHYPPCPRLDLVQGLRAHTDAGGVILLFQDDHVGGLQMLKDGRWIDVQPVANAIVINTGDQIEVLSNGRYKSVWHRVLATSNGNRRSIASFYNPSPKATIAPATPGEEAQPLYPKFVFGDYMDVYVKQKFQPKEPRFEAVAAM